Within Chiroxiphia lanceolata isolate bChiLan1 chromosome 24, bChiLan1.pri, whole genome shotgun sequence, the genomic segment GGAGGacaaagttaaattaaaaaaataaagggtgGTTTTGTTCAGAGGTTCCTGCTGACGGGAaaggaaaaccccaaaatggtaaaagcagcagccagagccagcccaAAGCCTCGGCTTTGCCAAGGAGAAGGTTCTGTTGTGGTCCCCACCTGCCCAGGTGACAAACTCCCATCTGGTGATGGGAGAAAACAGaggtgggagggcagagggaaggaaggagccaAACCTAGCAGGTGTTCTGGACAGGCGAAGCATCTAAGGGAGGGTTTGGAAAACCCGTGGTTTATTTTGTTCAGAGAACTGAactgctggctgggctgggggagtgtaagagagagggagaaacagaGGCTGGAAAATCGACCTCAcatgggacacacacacagaaagtgAAGGGGAGGGAAGTCCTTTAAGGACAAGAGCACTGCTggctgggaggctgcagggtCGGCTTTGGGAAGGGCATCCAAAGGTTCAaggagggaaaaaccccaaagcctAAACCCCAAATGTGGTACAGTCTTCCAGGTGCagtggagctggagaggaacaaTTCCAAGAAATGCTGTAGCAACAACAAATACCAGGCCCTACACGGGGAAGGGTGAAATCAGAGCTGCTTTTTAGTGCCACTTGACATCAGTTATACAGTCTAGTTCTCATATACACGGATGTCTTTAAAAATTGACAATTTACACTTCGAAAAAGTTTTACAGTGAAGTTCTCTCGGCAAAGGTCAGTCCACACGAGGAGGAGCCAGTCTttcaggagcaggaaggcacTTGGCCTTTTGAAAGCAATCCCCCAAGGGAGCTCCAGTGCAGATACTgactgtcccctgtccccatcttCCACAGGTGTGCAAAATCCAGTGTGTGCCTGCACCGTgtggctccagcccagcccagcccggcttCACAGGGTGGTGGAGGGAAGTTTCTTCACCCGCCTCTGTGCCAGGATGGAGGATTCAATGGGCTTCAGCTGAGGGCTTGGCTTGGAGCTGTTCAGTGCAGAGTATGTGGCAGCCATTGCACCcttggagaaagggaggagagaggTAATTTAAGTGTAGAAATCACGTAGGTGTAGAGGAGCTATTTCAGACTCATGGCTTTACAAGATGCagccaaacccacaaacaaagCCAGAAGcatctttcttatttctttaaatctcCCTCCTGCACTGATGTGCTGTTCAAGAACCTCCCTTTTTTATCTCCCCACAAACCCAGCTTGTCTGTattccctcccctgccccacacCTCTCCAACCTGCcatcctgctttcccaccccaCTGTTGCCCCACCTGGACCTTTCCCAAGGTACACGAGGGACCAGCTGAAGGCTCAGCCCATTCTTTGTACCTTTACAAGCTGAATGTCCTGGTGATTGAGCTGGCTCTGGGGTAAGCTGTCCTTCTGGGTTATCCACGGATGCTGCAGGACCTGCTTGGCTGTGAGACGCTGGTGAGGATCTACGTGGAGCATCTTTGATACCAAATCCTAAGGGCATCGTTTGGAAAAGTCAGACTTTAGAAGATTTCAtgctttaaatgcaaaaatgccACCTGTCTGCCCCCAAATTAGGTTTTAAATCCAGAGGCCAAGTTTAAAGTCCCCAGACATCAAACTCTTTTTGtatgaaatatgtttttggCAGGCCTGGGAGGTATAACACAGCAGCAAACCCCACATGGGTCAGGCACGAGGTTGGTTTTCCATGCAAATATTCACAGCCAGAACTAAAATAAAGCTGCTGTGTGGAAGGCAGACACGGGGGAGAAGctggttttcttctctgtcttgtgtcctccctctccagcctgctcTAAACTTGCCTCACTGCAACTGGCCTTGCTGGACCCCAACCCTTGAATGTAACACAAATATCAACCCCTACCTTGGCCATGTCAGAAATAGTGTCCCAATTGCCTCCACTGATGGAGAACTTCCCCCCACCTATCCGGGTCAGGATCTCTTCTGGAGTGTCACTGGGACCGTTTGCAAACGGAGtgcagctggggagagaggagagaggagagaggagagagcacTGGATTTACTGGCctgggacacaggcagggaGCACCACTGGGCAGCAGTGACTGAGGAGagtcctgctgccactgcagagcaggggggtcccagccccagccctgccttccaGTGGGACAGAGCCACTTACCCAGCGAGCATCGTGTACAGGAGAACCCCCAGGCTCCAGATGTCACAGCCCTCGTCGTAGCCTTGGCGCTTCAGGACCTGAGcagaacaaagggaaaataaagtgtGTTTTGTTCTTGTCGTTGAGCTCATTTCAGAGGAGGGGGCCTGACCCGGGTGCAGTCCATGTGCAAAGCATCCAGAGCCCGACAGAACAGAAAAGTCTTGGACCGAAGATCAGGATTCAAATCGGACTTTGGTTTCGTGGAGCAGAGGAACCCCTCAGGCACATCAAGAAAGAAGCCCTGTTCCAGTGTGGTGACACTGCTTGTGTGCTCCCATGCCATGCTGgctctccttctttcttcctcaccAAGACAACTGAGTGGAAAATCATCCCACCTCTTTTAACAAGTCACTTAATGAGGAAGGGAAGCAGCCTAGGAAATCACTGGGGTTTTAAAGTCTCAGTACCCTAAGCAGACCTCTCATGAGGGCACTGCAGGTTGGAGGACTGCCCTGTAACTGCACTTGGGATCTATTTGTTCATTACTACAAGTTGGATCTCTGTAGTTCCCTTTTCCAGGGCAGGCTGGAGTTGGGAATGGGGCAGATCCACTGTGCCAAGAGGGAGAACAGGGACAAAGGGGCTGCCAGAGGGTCTCAGGTCAGCACTTACCTCAGGTGCCACAAAGTTGGCTGTATAGCAGGGAGTCATGAGCAGCCCATTCTCAGCCCTCAGCTGCTTGGCAAAGCCAAAGTCACAAATCCGAATGCTCTCGGGGTTTCCCGACTTATCCACATAGAGAATGTTGCTGGGTTTCAGGTCCCTGTGAACCACCTGTGGAGCAAAGAAAGGGCCATTCTCACACCCCAGGTAGATAAAGGTCTGAAAGCTGCCCAAGGACACTCATCTGCTTTGCCAAGAGAGCAACACCAGCAAGAAATAATTGTCCTGACGGGCAGAGTTACTccctggaggagagggagcacAGTGTAATGCCAGAGAATTCCCAGGAAGACCATACTCACCCCTTGGGAATGCAGATACTCCACTGTTTTACAGATCATGTGCAGGACTGAACTGGCTTCCCTCTCTGAGAAAAACTTCTGTCTGAGGATTTTATCCAGCAGCTCCCCCCCCCTCATCAGCTCAGTCACCAGGTACACGAACTTCCCGTCGTCGTACACCTTCCAAAGAAAACGTGGAGAGGGGATTAACCAAAAAGTGCTTCCGGAGCTTCCCTTTTGTGCTTCTACCACCAAGAAGCAGAGATCAGCAGAGGTGGCTCTGGGGATGCCTCCCCACCTCAGAaccatggaatatcctgagttggaagagacccacaaggatcatcaaagtccaactcctggccctgcacaggacaactcCAAGAATCCCACCCTGTCACTGAGAGTGTTgcccaaacactcctggagctctggcggccttggggccatgaccactgccctggggagcctgttcagtgccaaccaccctctgggggaagaacctttttcctAACAGAGACAGAGTGACACATCGAGCTGGGTGTTGGGCCACCCGTGCTGGAGCTGAAATctgctccctgagcagcctgcaCTTCCTAGACCAAAACACAGGGAAGTCATTCAAGCCACACTCACATCTTTCAAGGTGATGATGTTTGGATGCTGCCCGTACCGCAGCAGGATTTCTATTTCCTCAGAAGGGTCTCGCTTGCTCTTGTCAATcatctgcaggagcagggagaagcagcattAGTCATAACAGGGTGAgaaaggggccaggacagagcACACAAGCTGAGTTTGGGGCctggcagagctcctgtgccatATCTGCTCCCCTGCTCTCTgtggcagctggagaaggggaagtTGCCTCATCGGTTCTGTGTTCCTAATCCCCAAAGTTTTATGTCTGTTGTATTTGTTAAGATCTGGTGTAGCCACAGCTTTGCAAGCAAAGGTGAGATGCTCTCCTCCGTCTGAGGGAAGAGAATGCTGCTCCCTGCTATTCCTGGGGAAGTGCAGGTACATGCACAGGGGCACAGAAATTGTCCTTTTAGGCCCTACACGAGCAGGGAAAGCGATTTCACTCCTGGATGTTATTTCGCTCTTCGTGGGATGAGCagaaatagaatcacagaatggtttgggttgggaggggccTTACAGAACAtctagaccaggctgctccaagccctgtccaacccggccttgaacacttccagggatggggcagccacagcttctctgggcaaaaaTCTATCAGGGGAGCTCAGTTCCGAGGGCAGGGCTCTGACCTTGACTGCGTACTCCATGTTGGTGGCTTTGTGGATGCAGCGTTTGCACACGGAGTAGGAGCCGACGCCGATCACCTCCTTCACCACGTACCCGTCGCTGAACTGGACGTTCTTGccgtgcagctgctgcaggagcagagaggagagatgaGCTGGGAGGGTTCAGGGAAGGGTTTGTGCAATGTGATGAGTTaactggcagagctggcagactGTCTGCTACATCCCACAGCTTCTCCTCCCGgctgggagagagaggagaagagaacaAGGCAGATATAGGTCAGTGGGATAACACTGTCTGCTCGGTGTGTTTGGGTGGCACCTTCAACCCACAGGCATTTACAGACCCCCCACCAGCACAGACCCACGTGGGGAGAGGAAAAGCCACAGCCCCGCGTTTTCCTGCCAACCTGTGCACAGTGTGACAGTCagtggaaatgaaagaaaaacaggatgcAAGAATTCCAAACAGACACCGCCTCGGGCTTCctgtcagagctgctctgggcgGCACAGACCTGGAGTATCTCTGCGCTTTCAAACAGTTGTTCCAGTGTCTCCATTTCCTACCTGCACAACCGAATGCAGGGGGGGCTGGGCAGGTTTCACCTTGCCATCCTCCATCAATCCGGTCGCCACGAAACTGAAGCCTCGGAAGAGCTGGTGGGCCCCCGCACTGGGGGGGACACCTGGGGAATCTGCAACAGGGGTGGAAACACGGCTTGAAGAAGGCTGGTTCTGCAAGCCTTCCCCTCGCTCCCAGGAGCTATGGCTGATGCTGCATTTATTCCAGACAAGAGCCacaccagcagcacccagctTACCCCTAACACCCTACAGAGAATCATGGAGTcatccaggttggaaaagccctccaagatcagcgagtccaaccattcccccagccctgccaaggccACTGCTAAACCGtggccccaagtgccacatccacatgtcttttaaatgcctccagggatggcgactccaccactgccctgggcagctgtgccagggtttgacaaccctttccacgaagcaattttctttaatattcaacctaaacctcccgtggcacaacttgaggccatttcctctcgcCTTACTCGTGAGAAGAGCCCGACATCTCTATGGCTGGGCCACCCCCTCAGTGCTGGAACCATCTGAGCTGGCAGCACCAGCCCGAGGCAAACCTTGCCCTGCAGGCACCAGATGCTCTGCGGTGTTAAATATTAAACCACAGAGCATCACCTCACACGGGAAGCTCTGGCTTCGTGTGGAGTCACACAAACCTTTCGGCGTGCGCGACGTAAATTCTGTGTCGAAGTAGAAGGTGTCGTCTGGCTGGCCCACTGCAGGCTTGAAGGGGGGCTTGATTTCCCTGCGGTACAgcttctgcaaaacacagagaGTGCATCCTTCCAGAGGGTGCAAAggcagggaaggacagagaTTTTGTGAAAACTCCCTGGCTTAGCATTTAGCTACAGCTCAGCAGCCTGAGGGAGGACTTCTCGGCTGGTGGGTTGCTTTTGAGTCAGTTTGTGGAGAAATATTACATCATATattaaatcaagaaaataaGTGTTCCATAGGCAACTTGCCCCCACTCCAAGTGCAGCATCCATAAAGTATTTTCCTTGACAGgctctcccacctcctcctgacTCCCATTAGGGCTTTGCTGACACGTATCTCCCCAGGGATGGCCAGAGGAGATGCATTAGGAGGACATTCATATCCCAGAACTCCCACAAGTGCCTTTTTAAATTGCTTCCTGAAGCAAAAATTGGAAATAAGCTTTACTGGCATTGCTGGAGAGTCAGTCTAGCAGCTTGCAGGGACCTTGGAAGTATTAGGAGTGATCTTCAAATCCCTGACCGAGTAAGGGAAAAtagggaagaaacaaaattgtGTGGCAAAGTAGGGAGTTGGCCAGAAGCAGTTGGGAAATGCCAGTTCAGTGATTGCCCTGATTTCCTCGCCAGGAACGTTTCCCTGATTCCTTCCCACTTAGTGCATGACAAACCTTGTGCCAAACCCCAATTAAAACCTGCACTTCTCTGCTGACGGATGAGTAAATTCGATCTGAGGTGAGGTGACAGGCAACCCAAGTATGCAACAGTTCTGTGACAAACAGAATTTTAGTTTCGGGAAGGATTATTGGAGTGGATGGGGACAGGGGCTGGTGGCTGGTCAAGCACCTTGACCACACTATTCCTGCTGCCAGAAGTGAATTGCTGGCGCTGAACGGTGAGGAAATCTGCTTTTAGGGTTTCCAATACTCACGTTCCAGTCAATGGTGGAGTAGAAAGGATGGCGCTTGATCTCTTCCGCCCCATCCGGTCCAGAACCTGCAAGATGCACCACGGAGCACGTTGCACTAAACCCCTGACAAAGTGAGGGTGACTATCGtggacacagcacagccaggggcGATGGAGAACTTGGCTGCAACTAACCATTAACTGAGCACAAGCGTGAACACGCTGCTGACCCAGGAGGGTGAGAGAGGCCCCGATAGGGCATCAGGTGTATTTAGAAGGAAACCAGACATTTGTCTTACCTAATCTGTTGGCTGGATTCCTCTTGAACAGGGCTCTCAGGAGGCTCTGCGCCTCAGCACTCAGGAACTGTGGCATGCCCAGCTTCGCTCTGGGGAGGAAGTTTTGCAATCAGCTGCAGGTTTAAAGAAGTCAAGCCACAAGCTGACTGCAGCACCTCCACCCCCAAAAAGCACAGTCATCCCCTTGGCATTTACACTGCACCCTTCTAGTTAACTGTTGGTAGGAAACCGCTTGCCAAATAACGCCATTAAATTGCAAGAGCCCCCAAATTGCAACACGGCTCAAAAAGCAGCACCTCCTATgcaggcaggagagagaaactCCTCTTACTTGAGGATGAGGGTCATGGTCTCCTTACGGTCCTTCCCCTGGAAGGGCAGCGCACCGGTGAGCATCTCAAActgggagggaaagagaaaaaggggggaGGTCATGTTTGGGCAAGGTTGAGGGTTGCACAGATCTCACTGCCCCTTCATCTGCTCGTGAAAAGCTTGAGGGATCCCAAGCCTGGCTCTAACAGAGCTCACAGGTATCGTGTTTTCTTAGGAGGAGCTTCGGATCACAAGGTTTGTGCAGCGGGAACACGTTCAGGCCAGCGCCGGCTCCTGCGGGAGGGAGCCCTGGGATTCAGCAGCTGCCAGATGGTGGCACCAGATCTGCACGGACACCCACATCCCGGCGCTGGGGTGGACACGGGACACCCCCACGTACCCCAGGAACCCCACATCCCAGAGCTCACTGGGACAGCCCCCTCGGGAGCGCTGCCTCCCACGGGAAACCcacccagctcctggctgggcGCCGGGACAGCCCCTTATGGAGCCCtttggggagggtggggaacaCCCCAGGTCAGCAGGTCTGGCAGACACACAGACCCGTGTCTGGGTGttccagagctggagcagctgctcctcccagtgCCCGCACACGCTGGCTGGGTACCTACCATTAGGACCCCGTAGGACCACCAGTCAGCACTGTGTGAGTGGCCCTGGCGATTCACCACCTCTGGGGCCATGTACTCCACTGTCCCACAGAAGGAATAGGCCTTCTTCTCGTGGTCTATGGCCTCCTTACTCAAGCCAAAATCTACACAAGAGAAAGCCCATCAGCACACACCCCCACGTGCCCTGAGCAGTCACACAAGGAGCTCTGTACTTCAAGAGCCGACCTTGCAGGAGCCCAAGGCCTTGTGGAGTCCCTCACCTGTGAGTTTGATGTGCCCTTCTTCATCCAAGAGGATGCTAcagcaggaatggaaaaaacaaGTTGTTACAGTCTGCAGTGAGGGCTGGTGAGAACAATCACAGCAGTGGATGGTCTGAGGTGCTGCCAAAATCCAGAGGAGAAAGTTATCTGTCCCTTCTCCCAGTGCCTTAAGCTCCACCACCAAGACATAAgagggatgaggagcagctccctTCTCTCTACATCCTCAGCTTCACATTGAACAAATGACCCACACAGGTTGCACTTGCTCTGATCCCCACATACCCCAGGCAAGGAGAACCAAGCCATGCAGAGGCCCAGCCTGGTGCCTCCTTCCCCCAAAGGCTCTCAAACTGCTTAAAGCTGGAGCCCAGAGGCTGCCAAGGATTGCTGTTCACACACGTGGTGCACATATGCTGCCTCCTGGCCACAACCACTGatctgaggagcagcagccttGGATTGGCACTGCCACCTCCCATCTGCCTGGCCCTGGGccatcctccagccctgcctgtgtgGAGGGCTGGCTACAGGCTCGGGGCTGGATGCAGGACTGGGATCCCTGGCTCAGCTGGGCCACACGTACTTCTCTGGTTTGAGATCCCTGTATATGATCCCCAGGCTGTGCAAATGGTCCAGTCCCAGCGCCAGCTCCGCCAGGTAGAACTTCACATCCTCCTCAGTGAACATGACCTGCAGGGAGGgacaaggagaggagaggtgctGGGGTCACAGTGCCAGCAGTGAGACCCTTCATGTCCATGTTGTCCCCTCCTGCTGTTTCTAAGTTTCCCAGAATTCACCCCCCATCCTAAAGTACCCATTCATGGaatgacagaatggtttgggttggaaggggacagggacaccttccactagcccaggttgctccaagcctcatccaacctggccttggacacttccagggatggggcagccacaacttctctggg encodes:
- the RPS6KA1 gene encoding ribosomal protein S6 kinase alpha-1 isoform X2 translates to MPLAQLAEPWSDMELVHLDPEVKSDITWIEKDLVDSADKGEGVVQEFNITHHVKEGSEKADPSQFELLKVLGQGSFGKVFLVRKITPPDSNHLYAMKVLKKATLKVRDRLRTKIERDILADVNHPFVVKLHYAFQTEGKLYLILDFLRGGDLFTRLSKEVMFTEEDVKFYLAELALGLDHLHSLGIIYRDLKPENILLDEEGHIKLTDFGLSKEAIDHEKKAYSFCGTVEYMAPEVVNRQGHSHSADWWSYGVLMFEMLTGALPFQGKDRKETMTLILKAKLGMPQFLSAEAQSLLRALFKRNPANRLGSGPDGAEEIKRHPFYSTIDWNKLYRREIKPPFKPAVGQPDDTFYFDTEFTSRTPKDSPGVPPSAGAHQLFRGFSFVATGLMEDGKVKPAQPPLHSVVQQLHGKNVQFSDGYVVKEVIGVGSYSVCKRCIHKATNMEYAVKMIDKSKRDPSEEIEILLRYGQHPNIITLKDVYDDGKFVYLVTELMRGGELLDKILRQKFFSEREASSVLHMICKTVEYLHSQGVVHRDLKPSNILYVDKSGNPESIRICDFGFAKQLRAENGLLMTPCYTANFVAPEVLKRQGYDEGCDIWSLGVLLYTMLAGCTPFANGPSDTPEEILTRIGGGKFSISGGNWDTISDMAKDLVSKMLHVDPHQRLTAKQVLQHPWITQKDSLPQSQLNHQDIQLVKGAMAATYSALNSSKPSPQLKPIESSILAQRRVKKLPSTTL
- the RPS6KA1 gene encoding ribosomal protein S6 kinase alpha-1 isoform X1, whose translation is MPLAQLAEPWSDMELVHLDPENGQAAPEEGGNLPAKVKSDITWIEKDLVDSADKGEGVVQEFNITHHVKEGSEKADPSQFELLKVLGQGSFGKVFLVRKITPPDSNHLYAMKVLKKATLKVRDRLRTKIERDILADVNHPFVVKLHYAFQTEGKLYLILDFLRGGDLFTRLSKEVMFTEEDVKFYLAELALGLDHLHSLGIIYRDLKPENILLDEEGHIKLTDFGLSKEAIDHEKKAYSFCGTVEYMAPEVVNRQGHSHSADWWSYGVLMFEMLTGALPFQGKDRKETMTLILKAKLGMPQFLSAEAQSLLRALFKRNPANRLGSGPDGAEEIKRHPFYSTIDWNKLYRREIKPPFKPAVGQPDDTFYFDTEFTSRTPKDSPGVPPSAGAHQLFRGFSFVATGLMEDGKVKPAQPPLHSVVQQLHGKNVQFSDGYVVKEVIGVGSYSVCKRCIHKATNMEYAVKMIDKSKRDPSEEIEILLRYGQHPNIITLKDVYDDGKFVYLVTELMRGGELLDKILRQKFFSEREASSVLHMICKTVEYLHSQGVVHRDLKPSNILYVDKSGNPESIRICDFGFAKQLRAENGLLMTPCYTANFVAPEVLKRQGYDEGCDIWSLGVLLYTMLAGCTPFANGPSDTPEEILTRIGGGKFSISGGNWDTISDMAKDLVSKMLHVDPHQRLTAKQVLQHPWITQKDSLPQSQLNHQDIQLVKGAMAATYSALNSSKPSPQLKPIESSILAQRRVKKLPSTTL